The segment AGCCCCGCCGAAGTCACCGAACCAATCTATTGGCGCGCTCAATAGAGTGTCAAGCTGACGAGTCTTCGCTTTTGGAGGGCGTGAGGTCCTGTGCGGGGGCGCGGCTCAGAGTCTCAGGGCAAGGATCTCGCGGCTGAGGACGCCCATCTTCACGTGGATCCGGACGTCCATCACGCGTATCTTCATCGTCCGGCTCGAGCTCTCTATCACGACCTCGTCGCCCTTCTCGAACCGGTAGTCGGTGTCGAGACTCAGCAGCAGCTCAGTCTTTCGCGGCGTGAACGGGTCGGACTCGTAGAATTCAGTCTTCATCCTCTACTCATACCTCAAGGCTGTGGCGATAGGGATGCTCGATGCCTGCCGTGAGGGCAGGAGAGTCATGAGCAGGGCCGAACCAAAGGATAGCAGGCCGATGAGCGCCACCTGCGAGTACGGGATTACGAAGTTCACGACTCCCTGGTTGGCAAACTCGTCGTGGATCAAGTAGCGGGAGAGGATCAGGCCGAAAATGATGCCTGTCGCGATCCCGCCAGCGGCGATGAGCGCAGACTCCAGCAGGAAAGTCAGCGCCACCATGCCCTTCGTGTAGCCCAGGGCCCGCAGCATGCCGATCTGCTGGCGCCTCTCGACCACCGAGCGGAATGCGATGACGCCCAGGGCCGCCACGCCTACGAAGAGGCCCAGCCCCATGAACCCCTGGATGATGCGGAAGAAGCCGGTGAAGAAGGACGACTGCCGGTTGATCTCCGCCCGCAGGGACTCCGCCTGCGCGCCCGTCTCCAGCAGCGACGATTCGATGTCACGCGCCACCTGCCGGGGGTCGGCGCCCTGCGCCGTCTGGACATAGAAGCGCCTGACATCCGGGGCGCCGAACGTGCTGGCGAAGGCCTGCTCGGACACGTGGAGGCCGAAGTAGAAGGTGCCGCTCGCCCCCAGCTCGATTACGCCGATGACCTTGAGGCGGGCCGTGCGTCCCGACAGGCGGTCGAGCACCACGATCTCCACTGGCTCCATCGTCCGCGCGCCCGCATCGACCGTCGTGATTACCGGCGGCGCGCCGAAGTCGCCGCTGATTGCGTTCGCGTCGATGATCGCCAAGGTCGGGTCCCGGCGGACGGCTTCCCACACCTCGGCGTCGCTGCCGTAGCCGTTCGCGCGCGTCTGGAGCGGTATCTGAGAGCGGGCCAGGAAGTTCGCGTCCTGGCCAAGCACCCGATAGTCCTCGAACCCGCGCGGCGCCCGCCGGGTCTCCCCGCCGTCAGACGGCGCCGCGCAGTCTTGTCGCGGCCGCACCTCGCAGACCGCCGCGCGCCGCTGCAGGGCCAGGGACGTCGTCCCCACCGCCTCGATGCGGGACGCCGCCGATGAGCCGGACTGACGCAGGGTCGCCGTCAGGTCCGGAATGGGGTTCGATGGGTTCTCATCGACGAAGACCTGCCAGCCGCCAAGGGCGCGGTCGCTGATGAACACGTGCTCGAAGTTGTAGTTCATCGACGACATCACGATCAGCGAGAAGACCACCAGGCAGAACATGGCCATGGTCATACCCGTGCGGGAGCGGTTCACCAACGGGTAGGCGACAGCCATGCGTATGGATGGCATGAGCTTCCCCAGGTGGCTGCCCACCATCGTGATCACCGTGACGATCAGGTCAGCGTTGTACACGGCCAGGAAGACGGACGCGACCGTGATCATGACGCCGCTTAGGAAGAACATCTCGATATCGCCGTCGACCTCGCCGAATACGCTCTCGATCAGGTTGAACTCGAAGTCAAAGAGCCAGATGTAGAGCAAGACCAGGCCGGCCGTCGTATAGGTGAGGCGCTCCGGCGAGCCGAAGGAGCGCAGGAGAAGCGCCAGGCCGATGGGCAACAGCGACAAGCCCATGTACAGCGGGAACTGGCTCATCTCGGAGGCGCCCACGACTATCAGCGGGATGCTACCCACGAGGAAGAGCGGGCCCAACTGGAACGTTATGAAGATGAACGAAAGAAATAGCAGGGTGGCGGCGACGCCCACGACGGCCTGCAGCCAGCCGGCCTCGATGCCGCCGACCGAGGTCATGAGAGCGACAGCAATGACGGCTAGCCCGGGACGGATGACCCAGGCTCGCTTCTCTCCGGGGCGGAAGATCAGGCGCCGCAGTGTCGCCAGGATGCCCCGGGCGCGCCACTGCGGCGGTTCGGCCGGCGGTTCAGGGATGTCGCGCACCGCGCGGACGATATTGATGTTGCTGATCCGCCAGGACGAGAACGTGACCGTGATGAACGTGAGGACAACGCCCAGGGCGTAGGAGATGATCAGGCTGCGCGCCGTCACATGGGGCGAGATGTCGATGAACTCTCCGAACACCGAAGCCATGATCCGGGCGATGACCATCGCGACGACGACGCCAAGGCCGGCGCCCACGGCGGCCGCTGCCAGGTTGTAAGCCATGCCCTCGGAGAGGAAGGTCTGCACCAGGTCGGCCCGCTTGGTGCCGACGGCGCGCGCCATGCCCATCTCCTGCTTTCGCTCGGCGGCGAGCATCACGAAGATCATGAAAATGAGGAGGATGCCGGCGCCGATGGAGAACAGCCCGAGGGCGAGGAAGAACGTCGTGAAGACGCTGGCCCCCTGCTCGGCGAACTCGACCGATATGCGCTTCTGCTCGAGGACGACCACCGGGACCTCTGCGCTTCGGGCCAGAGCGCGCGTATCCGCGGCTACCTCCTCGGCGTATCGCAGGCCCCCGCGCGCGTCCCCCTGGTTGGAGATCGCGATATATGTCACCTTCCCGGGCGCGGAGAACATCTCCTGGGCGATGGCGAGCGGTACCACGCCCCCCTGCAGGCGAGTCGAGATGCCGGCGCTGCCCGCAAGGCGCTTGTCCTCGACCACGGCGCGGACACGGAAGGTGCGCGCCTTGCCCAGCACCGTGATCTGCACGCTATCGCCGGCGCGGACGTCGAGCTCGTCGGCGGCGCTCTTGTTGAGGTAGATCTCGCCCGCGGCCAGGTCGGAGACCTTGAGGTGGGCGCCGGAGCGCGTGTCCTTCAGGTCGGGCAGGTCGCCGAAGCGCACCGGGTCGATGCCGGTCAGCGTGAACACCGGCGACGAGAGGCGCTTCTCGAGGTTGACCGCCGCAGCGACGTCCGCGTAC is part of the Dehalococcoidia bacterium genome and harbors:
- a CDS encoding FtsX-like permease family protein, translating into MDELFGLSMNLIMYVLVCALAVALTAVGLIAWRNPVMFKIGVRNIPRRRAQTTLIVLGLMLSTLIISAAFTTGDTVDQSITQQVFSRLGSVDQVVRLQSAPGDESIEDEEGEEAIRDPSFDLAAVMPLIEALSRDERVDAVVPVYADVAAAVNLEKRLSSPVFTLTGIDPVRFGDLPDLKDTRSGAHLKVSDLAAGEIYLNKSAADELDVRAGDSVQITVLGKARTFRVRAVVEDKRLAGSAGISTRLQGGVVPLAIAQEMFSAPGKVTYIAISNQGDARGGLRYAEEVAADTRALARSAEVPVVVLEQKRISVEFAEQGASVFTTFFLALGLFSIGAGILLIFMIFVMLAAERKQEMGMARAVGTKRADLVQTFLSEGMAYNLAAAAVGAGLGVVVAMVIARIMASVFGEFIDISPHVTARSLIISYALGVVLTFITVTFSSWRISNINIVRAVRDIPEPPAEPPQWRARGILATLRRLIFRPGEKRAWVIRPGLAVIAVALMTSVGGIEAGWLQAVVGVAATLLFLSFIFITFQLGPLFLVGSIPLIVVGASEMSQFPLYMGLSLLPIGLALLLRSFGSPERLTYTTAGLVLLYIWLFDFEFNLIESVFGEVDGDIEMFFLSGVMITVASVFLAVYNADLIVTVITMVGSHLGKLMPSIRMAVAYPLVNRSRTGMTMAMFCLVVFSLIVMSSMNYNFEHVFISDRALGGWQVFVDENPSNPIPDLTATLRQSGSSAASRIEAVGTTSLALQRRAAVCEVRPRQDCAAPSDGGETRRAPRGFEDYRVLGQDANFLARSQIPLQTRANGYGSDAEVWEAVRRDPTLAIIDANAISGDFGAPPVITTVDAGARTMEPVEIVVLDRLSGRTARLKVIGVIELGASGTFYFGLHVSEQAFASTFGAPDVRRFYVQTAQGADPRQVARDIESSLLETGAQAESLRAEINRQSSFFTGFFRIIQGFMGLGLFVGVAALGVIAFRSVVERRQQIGMLRALGYTKGMVALTFLLESALIAAGGIATGIIFGLILSRYLIHDEFANQGVVNFVIPYSQVALIGLLSFGSALLMTLLPSRQASSIPIATALRYE